One segment of Acropora muricata isolate sample 2 chromosome 8, ASM3666990v1, whole genome shotgun sequence DNA contains the following:
- the LOC136926839 gene encoding uncharacterized protein — translation MGNIIDSHETKQVEQTSTVAYPSPSSSTESLDLKHSAESIIIDLDAPEYREYLCHKKLSRSEGNLNEFSYLEWMKTNNKGGSQTNLLNVSYHENNHLKVGRRRSAPVTGNEINETKKNSDEYENRAKGSKERIQKIQKKYNLKERDYNERTYVWSKEDEKKIKREREEAKTLRRQIRKKYNLPNPSIRITTAAQG, via the exons ATGGGAAACATTATAGACTCGCACGAAACCAAACAAGTTGAACAAACCAGTACCGTTGCTTACCCGTCGCCATCATCGTCAACAGAATCGTTGGATCTGAAGCACAGCGCAGAAAGTATTATTATCGATTTGGATGCGCCCGAATATAGAGAGTACCTCTGTCACAAAAAGCTCAGCAGAAGCGAAGGGAATCTCAACGAGTTTTCTTATCTCGAatggatgaaaacaaacaataaaggtGGCTCACAGACAAATCTCCTGAACGTTAG ttaCCATGAGAACAATCATTTGAAAGTGGGAAGGAGACGCTCCGCTCCGGTAACAGGCAACGAAATTAATGAAACGAAGAAAAACAGCGATGAATATGAGAACCGAGCAAAAGGCAGCAAAGAGCGTATccagaaaattcagaaaaaataCAATTTGAAAGAGAGAGACTACAATGAGCGGACTTACGTTTGGAGCAAAgaagatgaaaagaaaatcaaaagagaaagagaagaagCGAAAACTCTTCGCAGACAAATTCGCAAGAAGTACAATTTGCCAAACCCGTCAATAAGGATAACTACAGCAGCTCAAGGATAA